In the Bacillota bacterium genome, GGGAACGGCAGCTCAAGGCGTACGACTGGGACGAGCTGGTGGCGACGTTTCTGGAGCACCCCGTCGAGGTGGTTTACGCCGCGGGCAAGATCGACCGCCTGCGGGCGAGCGCCCTCTTCGAACAGGCGGCGGCCGGCGAAGGGCGTGAGCTTTACGAAAGGAGCCGCTTCAAGGAAGACCAGGCTCTTTCGCAGGTATTCGCCGGGGCGCTGGCGAGCCGGGGCATCCGCCTGGGCAGCCAGCACGAGCTCTTAGGCCACCTGCTGGCGCCCCCGGGGGTGCTGGCGGCGCGGGCGCCTGACCGGCGGGAGCGGGCCGATATCGAGGTGGGCCGGCGGCTTGCGAAAGAGGTGGCGGCCCTCGACATCGGCCAGACCGTGGTGGTGAGAAACGGGGTGGTTGTGGCGGTCGAAACCGCCGTCGAAGGCACCGACGCCACGATCCGGCGGGCGGGGCGCCTGGGTGGCCCCGGATCCGTGGTGGTGAAGGCAAGCCGCCCGGACCAGGATCCTCGCTTCGACACGCCCGTGGTGGGGCCCGACACCATTCGCGCCATGAAGGCGGCCGGAGCGTCGTGCCTGGCCATCGAGGCGGGCCGGTGCCTCGTGTTGCACCGCGAGGCTGTGGTGCGAGCAGCCGACAGGGCCGGGATCGCCGTTGTCGCCTGTTAGGCAGGCCAGAGGCGCAGGCCCGAGCGCCGGTGCCGGGCGCGCCCTTCGCGTCATGCTGGTGGCCGGCGAGGCCTCTGGCGACGGGTACGGCGCCCGGCTCGTCCAGGCCCTTCGCGATGAGCAGCCGGATGTGCGGTTTTTCGGCATGGGCGCCCAGGCGATGCGGGCGCAGGGCGTCCATCTGCTTTTCGACGTGACGGGGCGAGGGGCCATCGGCTTCGTGGAGTCGCTCCGGGAATACCCCCTGTACCGGCGCGTCCTTGCGAGACTGGCGGAGGGAGCCCGCCGGTTGAAGCCGGACGTCGCCGTTCTCATCGACTTTCCCGGGTTCAACCTGCGGCTCGGGCCGCTCCTTGCCCGGATGGGCATTCCGGTGGTCTACTACGTCGCGCCAGCGGTCTGGGCGTGGGGCGCGGGCCGGGCCCGGGCCGTGGCGGCGTTTGCGAGCCGGGTCATCTGCGTCTTCGAGTTCGAGGTGCCGCTGTACCGGCAGGCCGGCGCGCCGGCCGAGTGGCTCGGGCATCCCATCCTGGACGACGTTCCCCAGCGCCCGCCAGCGGCCGCCGCGCTGCGGGAGGTGGGCCTCGCCCCGGGCGGGCCC is a window encoding:
- the lpxB gene encoding lipid-A-disaccharide synthase — encoded protein: MSPVRQARGAGPSAGAGRALRVMLVAGEASGDGYGARLVQALRDEQPDVRFFGMGAQAMRAQGVHLLFDVTGRGAIGFVESLREYPLYRRVLARLAEGARRLKPDVAVLIDFPGFNLRLGPLLARMGIPVVYYVAPAVWAWGAGRARAVAAFASRVICVFEFEVPLYRQAGAPAEWLGHPILDDVPQRPPAAAALREVGLAPGGPVVALLPGSRFQEIQTLYPVMVRAAQAIHAARPDVRFVASVAPGIDSGLLVAAGGVAHRELGIRLVGGGIWRSLAVAETAVVAAGTAALQAALWQVPMVVVYRVSEATYWLAKRLVRVSHVSLPNIVAGRPVVEELLQHDARPERVAQALLDRLERPDRLASERQELSEVRRRLGEPGAARRAARVVLEVAGR
- a CDS encoding LpxI family protein, with protein sequence ERQLKAYDWDELVATFLEHPVEVVYAAGKIDRLRASALFEQAAAGEGRELYERSRFKEDQALSQVFAGALASRGIRLGSQHELLGHLLAPPGVLAARAPDRRERADIEVGRRLAKEVAALDIGQTVVVRNGVVVAVETAVEGTDATIRRAGRLGGPGSVVVKASRPDQDPRFDTPVVGPDTIRAMKAAGASCLAIEAGRCLVLHREAVVRAADRAGIAVVAC